In one window of Harpia harpyja isolate bHarHar1 chromosome 11, bHarHar1 primary haplotype, whole genome shotgun sequence DNA:
- the LDLRAD1 gene encoding low-density lipoprotein receptor class A domain-containing protein 1, with the protein MPVLVAQAGKLFQMVVSCTALLTSDHLVGVWADAATRSASQLCLGKERNGDVVTLDSTKSFSGERAPRQCKAPETSPSRLRAVPFQNTPDAAQPRRTLPQPLTSHSCLPADRCRPRSARAGCTRRHVCVSAVALLVLAAAVGSAVALGLLLRPPVNRFCAASNNRTGFLCDDRATCIPASQVCDRLSNCRSGEDEQEKLCGDLPRSLPGYLVFRCSNPAYWVYADQRCNGMNDCGDCSDEMGSLAACPPCGSEWWSCSPVLYEYCSCVPRRLCRDGVQHCLSWSDEYICRP; encoded by the exons ATGCCTGTGCTTGTTGCCCAAGCCGGGAAGCTATTCCAGATGGTTGTAtcctgcacagctctgctgaCATCTGATCATCTTGTGGGAGTCTGGGCTGATGCTGCTACGAGGTCAGCATCTCAGCTCTGTCTTGGGAAGGAG AGAAATGGTGATGTAGTTACTTTGGATTCAACGAAGTCCTTCTCTGGAGAAAGAG CCCCCCGCCAGTGCAAAGCTCCCGAAACATCACCCTCGCGGCTCCGTGCCGTTCCCTTCCAAAACACCCCCGATGCCGCACAGCCCCGCCggacccttccccagcccctcacctCTCACTCTTGCCTCCCAGCAGACCGCTGCCGGCCACGCAGCGCCCGCGCGGGCTGCACGCGGAGGCACGTCTGCGTCTCTGCCGTGGCACTGCTCGTCCTCGCTGCCGCCGTGGGCTCGGCGGTGGCACTGGGACTCCTGCTACGCCCGCCAG TGAACCGCTTCTGTGCAGCCTCCAATAACCGGACAGGCTTTTTGTGCGACGACAGAGCGACCTGCATCCCGGCCAGCCAGGTCTGTGACAGACTCAGCAACTGCAGGAGCGGAGAGGATGAGCAGGAGAAACTCTGTG GTGACTTGCCCCGCAGCCTTCCGGGATACCTGGTTTTCCGCTGCAGTAACCCCGCATACTGGGTCTATGCTGATCAGAGGTGTAACGGGATGAACGACTGCGGAGACTGCTCGGACGAGATGGGGAGCT TGGCCGCCTGCCCGCCGTGCGGGTCGGAGTGGTggagctgcagccctgtgctCTACGAGTACTGCTCCTGCGTCCCCAGGAGGCTGTGCCGGGACGGCGTCCAGCACTGCCTCAGCTGGTCTGATGAGTATATCTGCAGACCGTGA